One Globicephala melas chromosome 4, mGloMel1.2, whole genome shotgun sequence genomic window carries:
- the NDUFV3 gene encoding NADH dehydrogenase [ubiquinone] flavoprotein 3, mitochondrial isoform X1: MAMAASFLLRQGLAGGLKTVLLEAGVFRGLASTVSLSAESGKKEKGLPPNPKKQSPPKNVVEPKERGQQLATPTADELSKNVPSPTSSPPVVKQGRVLAGPNPDASMPLTDQGVLKFLPRKTLVEFPQKVAPPFRKQGSDSEGTQQGRKGTDDSSSSSSSSSSSDSESDEEGDSSEAGPQAKSKLRGGFPVAQASHSSAGGAPQIEISAQEKSVSQQPHPDLVSAQRPHGAKKGASRQPSEDRKDPKPKTTAPKSHAGGKFMEQDVKEKQWQEVSASSEIDKESQKPLEVKKTSSDRTKSGLSTRPHGSPAPTQSAETRAGRRLPATPETTERLLEKQVPEPDGEVALSLFQKENLGKQVAGGILKAKEEILEDQLPVKNLKPVPVHNKDVFDEKTAVLKLEEKGGIIEDSATQMEGQDGTQESPLAATPAEPFDTTTYKNLQHHDYSTYTFLDLNLELLKFRMPQPSSGRESPRH; encoded by the exons ACTGTGCTCCTAGAAGCAGGAGTGTTTCGAGGACTTGCTTCTACAGTTTCTCTCTCTGCAGaatcaggaaagaaggaaaagggattGCCACCGAATCCCAAGAAGCAAAGTCCACCAAAAA ATGTAGTGGAGCCAAAGGAGAGGGGCCAGCAGCTAGCCACCCCAACAGCAGATGAATTGTCTAAAAACGTACCTTCACCCACTTCTTCCCCACCAGTTGTGAAGCAAGGCAGGGTGCTAGCTGGCCCTAACCCCGATGCCAGCATGCCGCTCACAGACCAAGGGGTTCTGAAGTTTTTGCCAAGAAAGACTTTGGTAGAGTTTCCTCAGAAAGTTGCACCTCCATTCAGAAAACAGGGTTCTGATTCAGAAGGAACCCAGCAGGGCAGGAAAGGGACAGATGATTCATCTTCGTCTTCATCTTCGTCCAGCTCCTCTGATTCCGAGTCAGATGAGGAGGGTGACAGCTCAGAAGCGGGTCCTCAGGCAAAGAGCAAGCTCAGAGGAGGGTTTCCCGTAGCACAGGCCTCCCATTCCTCTGCAGGTGGGGCCCCCCAAATTGAAATATCCGCACAAGAGAAGAGTGTATCACAGCAGCCGCATCCGGACCTCGTCTCTGCACAGAGGCCCCACGGGGCGAAGAAAGGGGCCTCCCGTCAACCATCAGaggacagaaaagaccccaaaccAAAAACCACAGCACCCAAGTCACACGCAGGTGGAAAGTTTATGGAGCAAGATGTAAAGGAAAAACAGTGGCAGGAAGTATCTGCGTCCAGTGAAATAGATAAGGAAAGCCAGAAGCCACTGGAAGTTAAAAAAACCTCATCTGACCGTACGAAATCAGGATTATCCACGCGACCGCATGGCAGCCCAGCGCCCACTCAGTCTGCGGAAACCAGAGCAGGACGACGGCTGCCAGCGACTCCTGAGACCACAGAAAGGCTTTTGGAAAAACAAGTACCAGAGCCTGATGGGGAGGTGGCTCTTTCCCTGTTCCAGAAGGAAAATCTGGGAAAGCAAGTAGCAGGAGGAATCTTGAAGGCTAAGGAAGAGATTTTGGAAGATCAGTTACCCGTGAAAAATTTGAAGCCAGTCCCTGTTCACAATAAAGACGTTTTTGATGAAAAGACAGCGGTACTAAAGCTTGAGGAAAAGGGCGGAATCATCGAAGACTCAGCAACTCAGATGGAAGGCCAGGACGGCACACAGG AGTCCCCGCTGGCCGCCACCCCCGCTGAGCCATTTGACACCACCACCTACAAGAATCTCCAGCATCATGACTACAGCACGTACACCTTCTTGGACCTAAACCTGGAGCTCCTGAAGTTCAGGATGCCTCAGCCCTCCTCAGGACGAGAGTCACCTCGCCACTGA
- the NDUFV3 gene encoding NADH dehydrogenase [ubiquinone] flavoprotein 3, mitochondrial isoform X2 — MPLTDQGVLKFLPRKTLVEFPQKVAPPFRKQGSDSEGTQQGRKGTDDSSSSSSSSSSSDSESDEEGDSSEAGPQAKSKLRGGFPVAQASHSSAGGAPQIEISAQEKSVSQQPHPDLVSAQRPHGAKKGASRQPSEDRKDPKPKTTAPKSHAGGKFMEQDVKEKQWQEVSASSEIDKESQKPLEVKKTSSDRTKSGLSTRPHGSPAPTQSAETRAGRRLPATPETTERLLEKQVPEPDGEVALSLFQKENLGKQVAGGILKAKEEILEDQLPVKNLKPVPVHNKDVFDEKTAVLKLEEKGGIIEDSATQMEGQDGTQESPLAATPAEPFDTTTYKNLQHHDYSTYTFLDLNLELLKFRMPQPSSGRESPRH, encoded by the exons ATGCCGCTCACAGACCAAGGGGTTCTGAAGTTTTTGCCAAGAAAGACTTTGGTAGAGTTTCCTCAGAAAGTTGCACCTCCATTCAGAAAACAGGGTTCTGATTCAGAAGGAACCCAGCAGGGCAGGAAAGGGACAGATGATTCATCTTCGTCTTCATCTTCGTCCAGCTCCTCTGATTCCGAGTCAGATGAGGAGGGTGACAGCTCAGAAGCGGGTCCTCAGGCAAAGAGCAAGCTCAGAGGAGGGTTTCCCGTAGCACAGGCCTCCCATTCCTCTGCAGGTGGGGCCCCCCAAATTGAAATATCCGCACAAGAGAAGAGTGTATCACAGCAGCCGCATCCGGACCTCGTCTCTGCACAGAGGCCCCACGGGGCGAAGAAAGGGGCCTCCCGTCAACCATCAGaggacagaaaagaccccaaaccAAAAACCACAGCACCCAAGTCACACGCAGGTGGAAAGTTTATGGAGCAAGATGTAAAGGAAAAACAGTGGCAGGAAGTATCTGCGTCCAGTGAAATAGATAAGGAAAGCCAGAAGCCACTGGAAGTTAAAAAAACCTCATCTGACCGTACGAAATCAGGATTATCCACGCGACCGCATGGCAGCCCAGCGCCCACTCAGTCTGCGGAAACCAGAGCAGGACGACGGCTGCCAGCGACTCCTGAGACCACAGAAAGGCTTTTGGAAAAACAAGTACCAGAGCCTGATGGGGAGGTGGCTCTTTCCCTGTTCCAGAAGGAAAATCTGGGAAAGCAAGTAGCAGGAGGAATCTTGAAGGCTAAGGAAGAGATTTTGGAAGATCAGTTACCCGTGAAAAATTTGAAGCCAGTCCCTGTTCACAATAAAGACGTTTTTGATGAAAAGACAGCGGTACTAAAGCTTGAGGAAAAGGGCGGAATCATCGAAGACTCAGCAACTCAGATGGAAGGCCAGGACGGCACACAGG AGTCCCCGCTGGCCGCCACCCCCGCTGAGCCATTTGACACCACCACCTACAAGAATCTCCAGCATCATGACTACAGCACGTACACCTTCTTGGACCTAAACCTGGAGCTCCTGAAGTTCAGGATGCCTCAGCCCTCCTCAGGACGAGAGTCACCTCGCCACTGA